Proteins encoded by one window of Bubalus bubalis isolate 160015118507 breed Murrah chromosome 4, NDDB_SH_1, whole genome shotgun sequence:
- the RNF41 gene encoding E3 ubiquitin-protein ligase NRDP1, which produces MGYDVTRFQGDVDEDLICPICSGVLEEPVQAPHCEHAFCNACITQWFSQQQTCPVDRSVVTVAHLRPVPRIMRNMLSKLQIACDNAVFGCSAIVRLDNLMSHLSDCEHNPKRPVTCEQGCGLEMPKDELPNHNCIKHLRSVVQQQQTRIAELEKTSAEHKHQLAEQKRDIQLLKAYMRAIRSVNPNLQNLEETIEYNEILEWVNSLQPARVTRWGGMISTPDAVLQAVIKRSLVESGCPASIVNELIENAHERSWPQGLATLETRQMNRRYYENYVAKRIPGKQAVVVMACENQHMGDDMVQEPGLVMIFAHGVEEI; this is translated from the exons ATGGGGTATGATGTAACCCGTTTCCAGGGGGATGTTGACGAAGACCTTATCTGTCCTATTTGCAGTGGAGTCTTGGAGGAGCCAGTCCAG GCGCCTCACTGTGAGCATGCTTTCTGCAATGCCTGCATCACCCAGTGGTTCTCTCAGCAGCAGACGTGTCCAGTGGACCGGAGCGTTGTGACGGTCGCCCACCTGCGCCCAGTACCTCGGATCATGCGGAACATGCTGTCAAAGCTGCAGATTGCCTGCGACAACGCTGTGTTCGGCTGCAGTGCTATCGTCCGGCTTGACAACCTCATGTCTCACCTCAGTGACTGTGAGCACAACCCCAAACGGCCTGTGACCTGTGAACAGGGCTGCGG CCTGGAGATGCCCAAAGATGAGCTGCCAAACCACAACTGTATTAAGCACCTGCGCTCAGTGgtacagcagcagcagacacggATTGCAGAGCTGGAAAAGACCTCAGCTGAACACAAACACCAGCTGGCGGAGCAG AAGCGAGACATTCAGCTGCTCAAGGCATACATGCGTGCAATTCGCAGTGTCAATCCCAACCTTCAGAACCTGGAAGAGACCATTGAGTACAATGAGATTCTAGA GTGGGTGAATTCCCTGCAGCCTGCACGAGTGACCCGCTGGGGCGGCATGATCTCCACCCCTGACGCTGTGCTCCAGGCTGTCATCAAGCGCTCCCTGGTGGAGAGTGGCTGTCCTGCCTCTATTGTCAATGAGCTGATCGAAAACGCCCACGAGCGGAGCTGGCCCCAGGGTCTGGCCACGTTAGAGACAAGACAGATGAACCGGCGTTACTATGAGAACTACGTGGCCAAGCGCATCCCTGGCAAGCAGGCTGTTGTCGTGATGGCCTGTGAGAACCAGCACATGGGTGATGACATGGTGCAGGAGCCTGGGCTCGTCATGATCTTTGCGCATGGCGTGGAAGAGATATAG